The Microcaecilia unicolor chromosome 6, aMicUni1.1, whole genome shotgun sequence genome includes a window with the following:
- the GTF3C5 gene encoding general transcription factor 3C polypeptide 5 isoform X1: MSDFQYLAINVGPDGKQISMYNKIMLRKPQKEEFFYQELPLYIPPPIFSRLDTPVDYFYRPETQHREGYHPPQVSGENLIGLSRARRPHNAIFVSFEDEEIPTKPLEAAVQNWKRMCTNAMDMKVEEELKQLFDARPVWSRNALKANVSIHPDKLKLLLPYMAYYMLTGPWRSLWVRFGYDPRKNPEAKIYQVLDFRIRCGMKYGYTTNEIPVKAKRSTYNYSLPITVTKTASQTINMQDLKHGLSTVNQSSAKNAPASRYKLKDSIYIFREWALPPYRQMFYQLCDLNVESLQKIIRRNEGEEEVCTEKDGWCLQKTSDELRDSMSLMVRKLIRSKRPALLSSKSMPADIKETLTYESAEEEEEEDDDDYQPSEGSENEMETEILDYV, from the exons ATGTCGGATTTTCAGTACCTTGCCATCAATGTGGGCCCGGATGGCAAACAGATCTCCATGTATAACAAAATCATGCTACGGAAACCCCAGAAGGAAGAATTCTTCTATCAAGAGCTGCCATTATACATCCCACCACCTATCTTTTCCCGCCTGGACACACCTGTGGACTATTTCTACCGTCCAGAAACACAGCACAG AGAAGGCTACCACCCTCCTCAAGTATCTGGTGAGAACCTGATTGGCCTGAGTAGAGCCCGGCGCCCCCACAATGCTATCTTTGTAAGTTTTGAGGATGAAGAAATTCCAACGAAGCCATTGGAAGCTGCAGTACAGAACTGGAAGAGGATGTGTACAAATGCCATGGATATGAAAGTGGAAGAGGAGCTGAAGCAG TTGTTTGATGCTCGCCCAGTCTGGTCACGGAATGCGCTCAAGGCCAATGTCAGCATTCACCCAGACAAGCTGAAACTTCTCCTACCCTATATGGCATATTACATG TTAACAGGTCCCTGGAGGAGCCTATGGGTTCGGTTTGGCTATGATCCTAGAAAGAATCCAGAAGCTAAGATTTATCAGGTGCTGGACTTTCGAATTCGCTGTGGAATGAAATACG GTTATACAACAAATGAAATACCAGTGAAGGCGAAACGCAGCACCTACAATTACAGCCTGCCAATAACGGTCACAAAAACAG CATCACAGACAATAAATATGCAAGATTTGAAGCATGGACTGAGTACTGTGAACCAGTCCAGTGCAAAGAATGCCCCTGCGAGCAGGTACAAACTCAAA GATTCCATCTACATCTTCCGGGAGTGGGCGCTGCCACCATACAGACAGATGTTTTACCAGCTCTGTGACCTGAATGTGGAAAG CTTGCAGAAGATAATTCGTCGCAACGAAGGAGAGGAGGAGGTGTGTACAGAGAAAGATGGCTGGTGCCTCCAGAAGACCAGCGATGAGCTGAGAGACAGCATGTCCCTCATGGTCAGGAAACTCATTCGTTCCAAGAGGCCTG CTCTGCTTTCTAGCAAATCCATGCCAGCTGATATTAAAGAAACGTTAACCTACGAGTCagcggaggaggaggaagaggaagatgatGATGACTACCAGCCTTCTGAAGGCAGTGAGAATGAGATGGAGACAGAGATATTGGACTATGTTTGA
- the GTF3C5 gene encoding general transcription factor 3C polypeptide 5 isoform X2: MEGSAALLALSPRKRMVCVEYPGLVQDPGKMLLTLGGEEGVSRVYADPSRRLELYFRPKDPYCHPVCANRFPTTAMLLRVKRKIRRRGSEVTGDHVVQEPRQEIRLEMEILGVISTVYNFKGMSDFQYLAINVGPDGKQISMYNKIMLRKPQKEEFFYQELPLYIPPPIFSRLDTPVDYFYRPETQHREGYHPPQVSGENLIGLSRARRPHNAIFVSFEDEEIPTKPLEAAVQNWKRMCTNAMDMKVEEELKQLFDARPVWSRNALKANVSIHPDKLKLLLPYMAYYMLTGPWRSLWVRFGYDPRKNPEAKIYQVLDFRIRCGMKYGYTTNEIPVKAKRSTYNYSLPITVTKTASQTINMQDLKHGLSTVNQSSAKNAPASRYKLKDSIYIFREWALPPYRQMFYQLCDLNVESLQKIIRRNEGEEEVCTEKDGWCLQKTSDELRDSMSLMVRKLIRSKRPALLSSKSMPADIKETLTYESAEEEEEEDDDDYQPSEGSENEMETEILDYV; encoded by the exons ATGGAAGGGAGCGCAGCTCTCCTGGCTCTAAGTCCTCGGAAGAGGATGGTGTGCGTGGAGTACCCGGGCCTTGTGCAAGATCCCGGGAAGATGCTGCTAACgctgggaggagaggagggagtaTCCAGG GTATATGCCGATCCTTCCAGAAGGCTGGAGCTATATTTCCGGCCTAAGGATCCATACTGCCATCCTGTGTGTGCCAACCGGTTTCCTACCACAGCTATGCTGCTGCGTGTGAAAAGGAAAATTAGGCGCCGGGGATCAGAGGTGACTGGAGACCATGTCGTGCAAGAGCCTAGACAAGAGATCAGACTTGAAATGGAAATTCTCGGAGTCATCAGCACCGTCTACAATTTCAAG g GGATGTCGGATTTTCAGTACCTTGCCATCAATGTGGGCCCGGATGGCAAACAGATCTCCATGTATAACAAAATCATGCTACGGAAACCCCAGAAGGAAGAATTCTTCTATCAAGAGCTGCCATTATACATCCCACCACCTATCTTTTCCCGCCTGGACACACCTGTGGACTATTTCTACCGTCCAGAAACACAGCACAG AGAAGGCTACCACCCTCCTCAAGTATCTGGTGAGAACCTGATTGGCCTGAGTAGAGCCCGGCGCCCCCACAATGCTATCTTTGTAAGTTTTGAGGATGAAGAAATTCCAACGAAGCCATTGGAAGCTGCAGTACAGAACTGGAAGAGGATGTGTACAAATGCCATGGATATGAAAGTGGAAGAGGAGCTGAAGCAG TTGTTTGATGCTCGCCCAGTCTGGTCACGGAATGCGCTCAAGGCCAATGTCAGCATTCACCCAGACAAGCTGAAACTTCTCCTACCCTATATGGCATATTACATG TTAACAGGTCCCTGGAGGAGCCTATGGGTTCGGTTTGGCTATGATCCTAGAAAGAATCCAGAAGCTAAGATTTATCAGGTGCTGGACTTTCGAATTCGCTGTGGAATGAAATACG GTTATACAACAAATGAAATACCAGTGAAGGCGAAACGCAGCACCTACAATTACAGCCTGCCAATAACGGTCACAAAAACAG CATCACAGACAATAAATATGCAAGATTTGAAGCATGGACTGAGTACTGTGAACCAGTCCAGTGCAAAGAATGCCCCTGCGAGCAGGTACAAACTCAAA GATTCCATCTACATCTTCCGGGAGTGGGCGCTGCCACCATACAGACAGATGTTTTACCAGCTCTGTGACCTGAATGTGGAAAG CTTGCAGAAGATAATTCGTCGCAACGAAGGAGAGGAGGAGGTGTGTACAGAGAAAGATGGCTGGTGCCTCCAGAAGACCAGCGATGAGCTGAGAGACAGCATGTCCCTCATGGTCAGGAAACTCATTCGTTCCAAGAGGCCTG CTCTGCTTTCTAGCAAATCCATGCCAGCTGATATTAAAGAAACGTTAACCTACGAGTCagcggaggaggaggaagaggaagatgatGATGACTACCAGCCTTCTGAAGGCAGTGAGAATGAGATGGAGACAGAGATATTGGACTATGTTTGA